A single window of Leptolyngbya ohadii IS1 DNA harbors:
- a CDS encoding winged helix-turn-helix domain-containing protein — protein MEKRTIAQAVIEVLREAKQPMTAAEITQVILDKGLYTFNTKDPRAMVRGAIERRAEGIDRKNSTEIRLFKKLPDGKYQLKN, from the coding sequence ATGGAGAAGCGAACTATTGCTCAAGCAGTGATCGAGGTTTTGAGGGAAGCTAAGCAGCCTATGACAGCAGCCGAAATTACTCAGGTAATCCTAGATAAAGGGCTGTACACCTTTAATACGAAAGATCCAAGAGCAATGGTGCGCGGGGCGATTGAGCGACGAGCCGAGGGGATTGATCGTAAGAATTCGACTGAAATTAGGTTGTTTAAGAAGCTCCCAGACGGCAAGTACCAATTGAAAAATTGA
- a CDS encoding DUF4365 domain-containing protein translates to MIGQQGINLIEEIVLGMGFLWYPTGGVEAGIDGLIEIRDAETSEVTNCIIQVQSKATQQERLPTETDSSFEYKCKDRDLTYWLQGNAPVILIIARTQSREAYWVSLKDYFSDPKRRQSQKVVFDKQRDRFDTNARTALIQLAVPKTSGVYLAPRPKQEKLYSNLLRVSQLPQHVYTAHTATEDESKAYSALQKIGRELGQEWVLKENFVLSFHDLRQSPWSSICDRGTVEQHDITEWSLSNRLERQQEFVWLLNRTLLEKVKEDLFFDRKKELYYFKPTTDLSIRTYHYRSLEKKTHRDVFQPYYKKNSENIAYYRHSAFKGQFIRVETNWFLEITPTYFFTRDGYMRDRFEQEHLSGIKKLEKNSAVLGQLVMWAEFLITPAQGEFFVSNSPFLQFDQLEEFEMEVGIDDKAWLRSEDDEVIAVLEDILNDLPLFQADS, encoded by the coding sequence ATGATCGGACAGCAAGGGATTAATCTGATTGAAGAGATCGTCCTTGGAATGGGCTTTCTTTGGTATCCGACTGGTGGTGTCGAAGCAGGCATTGATGGACTAATTGAAATTCGGGATGCTGAAACGAGTGAAGTCACAAATTGCATCATTCAGGTTCAGAGTAAAGCGACTCAACAAGAGCGACTTCCAACGGAGACGGACAGCAGTTTTGAATATAAATGTAAAGACCGAGACCTGACTTACTGGTTGCAGGGCAATGCACCCGTAATTCTGATTATTGCTAGAACTCAAAGCCGTGAAGCTTATTGGGTATCTCTTAAGGACTACTTTAGCGATCCAAAACGACGGCAATCGCAGAAGGTAGTGTTTGATAAGCAGCGCGACCGCTTTGATACCAATGCCAGAACTGCCTTAATTCAACTCGCTGTTCCAAAAACTTCGGGCGTTTATCTTGCACCTCGCCCTAAGCAGGAAAAGTTATATTCTAATCTCCTGCGAGTTTCTCAACTACCTCAACACGTTTATACTGCTCACACAGCAACCGAAGATGAATCTAAAGCTTACTCAGCCCTGCAAAAAATTGGGCGAGAATTAGGGCAGGAGTGGGTCCTGAAAGAAAATTTTGTCCTCAGCTTTCACGATCTGCGACAGTCACCTTGGTCCAGTATCTGTGATCGCGGTACGGTTGAGCAGCATGACATCACGGAATGGTCGCTTTCTAATCGATTGGAGCGGCAACAGGAATTCGTCTGGCTTCTGAACAGAACGCTTTTGGAGAAAGTCAAAGAGGATTTGTTCTTCGATCGCAAAAAGGAATTGTATTACTTCAAGCCAACAACCGATCTATCCATTCGTACTTATCATTACCGCAGCTTGGAGAAGAAGACACATCGAGATGTCTTTCAGCCCTACTACAAGAAAAACTCTGAAAACATCGCTTATTACCGTCATTCTGCCTTTAAAGGACAGTTTATTCGTGTGGAGACAAACTGGTTTCTTGAAATTACACCAACCTATTTCTTCACAAGGGACGGTTATATGCGTGATCGCTTTGAGCAAGAACATCTATCGGGTATCAAGAAACTTGAGAAGAATTCGGCTGTGCTGGGTCAACTGGTTATGTGGGCAGAATTTTTAATCACTCCGGCTCAAGGCGAGTTTTTTGTTTCCAACTCTCCATTTTTACAGTTTGACCAATTAGAGGAGTTTGAGATGGAGGTTGGAATTGACGACAAAGCATGGTTACGCAGTGAGGACGACGAAGTAATTGCTGTCCTAGAAGACATACTGAATGATTTACCACTATTTCAGGCTGACTCATGA
- a CDS encoding argonaute/piwi family protein, producing MKIDFLQEPELEFGDSGRHIDIRFGMMQHKPLDYDSNDAPKKIQLGLVGTAETIEGLEAWLEKCRQGIEPKQSKQPYLFPEFPGFGEDDNLPMTISFDTRRNGTISSKEIEKLLKCDDRNTLIQKTVELFIEEFRYIDEKTSPDVLICALPESLLERMLDIPEPEDSQEAPILKRKHEPKIELDFHDLLKAKAMTLKNPTQVVLPATYNAAKRTKKNSVRKQKNQPIQDEATRAWNLYTALYYKALGTPWRLVRDPRELTTCYIGVSFYRTLDRSKLLTSTAQIFNERGEGVILRGGQAELSKDDKQPYLPASDAAELLSNAFALYRREHRTLPARVVLHKTSRFIPEELEGFQDALDKHGVDVAEFISFDRTGGTRLFRSGKYPPLRGTFMSLDESTHILYTRGSIDFFSTYPGMYVPRPLKFRCESVEGTPKALAQEILALTKMNWNNTQFDRSDPITIRAARQVGQILKYIDKNDQLEFHYRFYM from the coding sequence ATGAAAATCGACTTTTTACAGGAACCAGAGCTTGAATTTGGGGATAGCGGACGGCACATTGATATCCGGTTTGGCATGATGCAACATAAGCCACTGGATTACGATAGCAATGATGCCCCGAAAAAAATCCAACTTGGACTGGTTGGAACTGCTGAAACAATTGAGGGATTAGAAGCTTGGCTAGAGAAATGTAGACAAGGAATTGAGCCAAAGCAAAGCAAACAACCCTATCTCTTTCCTGAGTTTCCTGGCTTCGGCGAGGATGATAATCTGCCGATGACAATTAGCTTTGACACTCGACGAAATGGAACGATTTCTAGTAAAGAAATTGAGAAATTATTGAAGTGTGACGATCGCAATACGCTGATTCAAAAAACGGTTGAGCTTTTTATTGAGGAATTTCGTTATATTGATGAAAAAACAAGCCCGGATGTGCTGATTTGTGCATTACCTGAGTCGTTATTAGAACGAATGTTAGACATCCCGGAGCCAGAGGACAGTCAAGAAGCTCCAATTCTTAAACGTAAGCATGAGCCGAAAATCGAGCTAGATTTTCACGATCTACTCAAAGCCAAAGCAATGACGTTGAAAAATCCGACGCAAGTTGTTTTGCCAGCCACCTATAACGCAGCCAAGAGAACCAAAAAGAATAGCGTTCGCAAACAGAAAAATCAGCCGATTCAAGATGAGGCAACTCGTGCTTGGAATCTTTATACAGCACTTTACTACAAGGCGTTGGGTACTCCCTGGCGACTCGTTCGTGATCCAAGAGAGCTTACCACTTGCTATATCGGCGTGAGTTTCTATCGCACGTTGGATCGGTCGAAGTTGCTCACCAGTACTGCCCAAATCTTCAATGAACGCGGTGAAGGTGTGATTCTTAGAGGGGGTCAGGCAGAGTTATCTAAAGATGACAAGCAACCTTATCTGCCTGCTTCGGACGCAGCAGAGCTACTTTCAAATGCTTTCGCTCTATACCGTCGTGAGCATCGGACGCTACCTGCCAGGGTTGTTCTCCACAAAACTTCCCGCTTTATACCAGAAGAATTAGAAGGGTTTCAGGATGCTTTAGACAAACACGGTGTTGACGTAGCAGAATTTATTAGTTTTGATCGCACAGGCGGAACTCGTTTGTTTCGATCTGGGAAGTATCCACCTTTACGAGGAACATTCATGAGTTTAGATGAATCGACGCATATTCTCTACACACGAGGAAGCATCGATTTTTTCTCGACATATCCTGGCATGTATGTACCGCGTCCATTAAAATTCCGCTGTGAAAGTGTGGAGGGAACACCAAAGGCGTTGGCACAAGAGATCCTAGCACTGACTAAAATGAACTGGAACAATACGCAGTTCGATCGAAGTGATCCAATCACAATCCGGGCGGCAAGACAGGTAGGGCAAATACTCAAGTACATAGATAAGAATGATCAACTAGAATTTCATTACCGCTTCTATATGTAA
- the dndD gene encoding DNA sulfur modification protein DndD codes for MIFQELVLENFGPYKGRQAFDLRPGESQQTIILFGGMNGGGKTTLMDAIRLALYGHRAPCSTRGNLSYSDFLKQCINRQAQDASIELVFRQTLNNEARPTEFRIYRTWNQQISNRDILRIQENGEDALDLAKKWDERIEDLLPLGISRLFLFDGEQVGELADQDTLPQSVTTAIRSLLGLELPDRLAADLDVLTSRKRKALATAQDQAKLSEIEQRLEAQERERLSIKKKIAAIQPKLDKAEEKLRQAEERFLSEGGKIAAEKTQQEQQLQQARNKADAHRAALREMAGGVLPLALIQPLLQQAEVQAQQEIRQQQLEVARELLKERSENLLQFVKSLDLEAKQLKQIRSFLAKQDKEISQNVGDSWLGSDAETLHQLTNTLQYALPHQQRVAAEELEQLEICQEEIETIERYLATAAPPEMYDKLVQQVRQAQTEVVTLKADREQSHRLLEQMEQAIARTRQELMDYGKLAIDRKNDEHTLAAIAKVQDTLKVFKQKLKLRKLNQLEALVTECFLYLLHKSNLVHRVQIDTETFSLSLFDYEGQPVPKHRLSAGEKQLLAISLLWGLARASGRQLPVAIDTPLGRLDSSHRNNLVDRYFPQASHQVLLLSTDTEIGKAEVKRLRENRAIAREYLLKYDRTEHQTRVKPGYFW; via the coding sequence ATGATTTTTCAAGAATTAGTGTTGGAAAACTTCGGTCCCTACAAGGGACGGCAGGCTTTCGATCTGCGCCCCGGTGAGAGCCAGCAAACCATTATCCTGTTTGGCGGTATGAATGGAGGTGGCAAAACAACCCTGATGGATGCAATCCGTCTGGCACTCTATGGACACCGTGCCCCCTGTTCCACGCGCGGGAACCTCAGCTATTCGGACTTTCTTAAGCAGTGCATTAATCGACAGGCGCAAGATGCCTCAATTGAATTAGTTTTCCGGCAAACTCTGAACAACGAGGCGCGACCGACAGAATTTAGGATCTATCGCACCTGGAATCAGCAGATCAGTAATCGAGACATCCTACGAATTCAAGAGAACGGTGAGGATGCCCTGGACCTAGCCAAAAAATGGGACGAGCGCATTGAGGACTTACTGCCTCTGGGTATTTCTCGCTTGTTCCTGTTCGATGGTGAGCAGGTCGGTGAATTAGCGGATCAGGATACTCTGCCCCAATCCGTCACAACGGCGATCCGATCGCTGCTGGGACTCGAATTGCCCGATCGCCTCGCTGCCGATCTCGATGTGCTGACCTCTCGCAAACGTAAAGCCCTTGCAACGGCTCAAGACCAGGCAAAATTATCGGAGATTGAGCAGCGATTGGAAGCTCAAGAACGGGAGCGGCTGTCGATCAAAAAGAAGATTGCCGCGATTCAGCCCAAACTGGACAAGGCAGAGGAGAAATTGCGGCAGGCGGAAGAACGTTTTCTGTCTGAGGGCGGCAAGATTGCGGCAGAGAAAACCCAACAGGAGCAACAGTTACAGCAGGCAAGGAATAAAGCCGATGCTCATCGTGCTGCCCTACGAGAGATGGCAGGCGGAGTTTTGCCTCTCGCCTTAATTCAGCCCTTGCTTCAACAGGCGGAAGTCCAGGCTCAACAAGAGATTCGGCAGCAACAGTTAGAGGTTGCCAGGGAGTTGTTGAAGGAACGCAGCGAGAACCTGCTCCAGTTTGTTAAATCGCTGGATTTAGAGGCAAAACAGCTTAAGCAAATCCGATCGTTCCTAGCAAAGCAAGACAAGGAGATTTCACAGAATGTGGGTGATTCCTGGCTCGGCTCGGACGCAGAGACGTTACACCAACTAACCAACACACTGCAATATGCCTTACCACATCAACAGCGGGTGGCAGCAGAGGAACTAGAACAGCTTGAGATTTGCCAGGAGGAAATTGAGACGATTGAACGCTACTTGGCGACTGCCGCCCCTCCAGAAATGTACGACAAGTTAGTGCAGCAGGTACGCCAGGCACAAACAGAAGTCGTAACCCTCAAAGCTGACCGGGAACAAAGCCACCGTCTTCTTGAGCAAATGGAACAAGCTATTGCTCGTACCAGGCAAGAACTGATGGACTATGGCAAGCTGGCGATCGACCGAAAAAACGATGAGCATACCCTGGCGGCGATCGCGAAAGTTCAGGACACTCTTAAAGTGTTTAAGCAGAAGCTGAAACTCCGCAAGCTCAATCAGCTTGAGGCTCTGGTGACAGAGTGCTTCCTTTACTTACTGCACAAGTCAAACTTGGTGCATCGCGTCCAAATCGACACCGAAACCTTTAGCCTCTCGCTGTTTGATTATGAGGGGCAGCCTGTCCCTAAACATCGGCTGTCTGCTGGAGAGAAGCAGCTACTAGCAATCTCCTTACTGTGGGGATTGGCTCGTGCCTCTGGTCGGCAATTGCCTGTGGCGATCGATACTCCTCTGGGGCGGCTTGACTCCTCTCACCGCAATAATCTGGTCGATCGCTACTTTCCACAAGCCAGCCATCAAGTACTGCTCCTCTCGACGGACACTGAGATTGGTAAGGCAGAGGTAAAGCGGTTGCGGGAGAATAGGGCGATCGCGCGTGAATACTTGCTTAAGTACGATCGCACCGAGCACCAAACACGAGTAAAACCCGGTTATTTCTGGTAA
- a CDS encoding phosphoadenosine phosphosulfate reductase domain-containing protein has protein sequence MRTLSLFDEERLSLPRAIALSIESLQHYGSFYKHWAIAFSGGKDSSATVTLIANLIETGEIPRPESLTILYADTRQELPPLHSAAMGILKELQERGFDTRIVLPDLDYRYFVYMLGRGVPPPSNTFRWCTPKLKVMSMERELEKLREERGEKFLMLTGVRIGESAARDQRIAISCTKDGGECGQGWFQQSSTGAIADTLAPIVHWRVCHVWDWLVKADVELGFPTFEIAKVYGQDVSDGEEPLNARTGCIGCPLVQKDAALDRVIAQPEWAYLAPLQKLRPLYWEIKKPQYRLRKHGEERKAATKYIGRNRLGPLHLDARRWMLEQVLAIQTEVNTAARSLNKPEISLINDEELVRIEELIAANTYPERWDGTEHRGDEWLPEILPDGSVQQLLFDEI, from the coding sequence ATGAGAACACTAAGTCTATTTGACGAGGAGCGGCTATCCCTGCCCAGAGCGATCGCACTATCCATCGAATCGCTACAGCACTACGGTTCGTTCTACAAGCACTGGGCGATCGCCTTCTCTGGCGGCAAGGATTCCTCGGCAACCGTTACCCTGATCGCGAACCTGATCGAAACAGGCGAGATCCCTAGACCTGAAAGCCTCACGATTCTCTATGCCGATACCCGTCAAGAACTGCCACCGCTTCACTCGGCAGCAATGGGCATATTGAAAGAACTGCAAGAGCGAGGATTTGATACCCGCATCGTCCTGCCTGATCTCGACTACCGCTACTTTGTCTATATGCTGGGTCGGGGAGTGCCACCGCCATCGAACACCTTCCGCTGGTGTACTCCCAAGCTTAAGGTCATGAGCATGGAGCGAGAACTGGAGAAACTGCGGGAGGAGCGGGGTGAAAAGTTTCTGATGCTGACAGGTGTCCGCATCGGCGAGAGTGCTGCCCGTGACCAGCGGATTGCCATTAGCTGCACGAAGGATGGTGGCGAATGCGGTCAGGGCTGGTTTCAGCAAAGCTCAACCGGCGCGATCGCTGACACCCTGGCACCGATCGTTCACTGGCGGGTCTGCCATGTGTGGGACTGGCTGGTGAAGGCAGACGTAGAGCTAGGATTCCCGACGTTTGAGATTGCCAAGGTCTATGGACAAGACGTAAGTGATGGGGAAGAGCCGCTGAACGCGAGAACGGGCTGTATTGGTTGTCCTCTGGTGCAGAAGGATGCTGCCCTCGATCGCGTCATTGCTCAGCCGGAATGGGCGTACTTAGCACCCCTACAGAAGTTGAGACCCCTGTACTGGGAGATTAAGAAGCCTCAGTATCGTCTCCGCAAGCACGGCGAGGAAAGGAAAGCCGCGACCAAATACATCGGTCGAAATCGATTGGGTCCGCTTCACCTGGATGCAAGACGATGGATGCTGGAGCAGGTGTTAGCCATTCAGACTGAGGTGAACACAGCAGCGCGATCGCTCAACAAGCCAGAAATCAGCCTGATTAATGACGAGGAGTTGGTGCGGATTGAAGAACTGATCGCAGCAAACACCTACCCGGAACGCTGGGACGGGACAGAACATCGAGGCGACGAGTGGCTTCCTGAAATCCTTCCCGATGGAAGTGTTCAACAATTACTATTTGATGAGATTTGA
- the dndE gene encoding DNA sulfur modification protein DndE → MEPPVDRVRISQAAKDQLIKLKRVTKIDQWNILCRWAFCRSLAEPTPPSPVAIPADSNVEMTWQVFGGEIADLLIIALKQRCYTDHLNLDVETLATQFRLHLHRGIGYLAATPNIKSSEDFITIAN, encoded by the coding sequence ATGGAACCCCCTGTCGATCGAGTTCGTATTTCTCAAGCTGCCAAGGATCAGTTGATCAAACTTAAGCGCGTCACTAAAATTGACCAATGGAATATTCTCTGCCGCTGGGCATTCTGCCGTTCCTTGGCAGAACCTACCCCTCCTTCGCCAGTAGCCATTCCTGCCGATAGTAACGTGGAGATGACTTGGCAGGTGTTCGGAGGAGAGATTGCGGATCTGCTTATTATTGCTCTCAAGCAACGTTGCTATACGGATCACTTAAACCTAGATGTTGAAACGTTAGCAACACAGTTTCGTCTCCACTTGCATCGAGGAATTGGTTATTTGGCTGCCACTCCAAACATCAAAAGCAGCGAGGATTTTATCACAATTGCAAACTAG
- the dndC gene encoding DNA phosphorothioation system sulfurtransferase DndC: protein MTEAVELESSQRSVPEFVETLKALTTEIQELYCQDQLPWIVGYSGGKDSTAILQLVWDAIAALPVEKRKKTIHVITTDTMVENPVVSAWVSRSLEQMGRVAQEQGIPIEPILLKPAVKDSFWVNLIGKGYPAPRQGFRWCTERLKIRPSDNYIREKIRESGEVILVLGTRKAESASRAALMEKHRNWRVFSHLNYNPSRPNSLIYTPIEDWRTDEVWLYLMQWQNPWGNNNKELFAMYRGATADNECPLVVDTSTPSCGSSRFGCWVCTLVSADKSMEAMIQNDEEKEWMQPLLDLRNELDVEDDLDRRDFRRRQGQIQLYERDVEGLDAKEIVNIPGPYTKQWREEWLRRVLQTQTEARQNAPIEMQGIELITVEELSEIRRIWLEEFHEFDDALPRIYSQVTGQDFIDPRPNAGSTYLGLDEWSILEEICDDPMHFELMTRLLSTERKFQTMSRRVGIIDALEKHFETSSRPKEAAIENAHRNWNIKKAAKAGDVEAVKQLTDQPAVSWADMKFKGRG, encoded by the coding sequence ATGACTGAAGCAGTTGAATTAGAAAGCTCTCAACGATCGGTTCCTGAATTTGTCGAGACTTTGAAAGCTCTTACGACCGAAATTCAAGAACTGTACTGCCAGGACCAATTGCCCTGGATTGTGGGCTATTCTGGCGGCAAAGATTCGACAGCGATACTTCAGCTAGTGTGGGATGCGATCGCGGCTCTCCCAGTCGAAAAGCGCAAGAAAACCATTCATGTCATTACCACAGACACGATGGTTGAAAACCCGGTTGTGTCTGCATGGGTTAGCCGATCATTAGAGCAAATGGGCAGAGTTGCTCAGGAGCAGGGTATTCCCATCGAACCGATTTTGCTAAAACCTGCTGTGAAAGACAGCTTTTGGGTCAATTTGATTGGTAAGGGTTATCCAGCCCCAAGACAGGGTTTTCGTTGGTGTACTGAACGGCTCAAAATCCGACCCTCGGATAACTATATTCGGGAAAAAATCCGGGAAAGCGGTGAAGTAATCTTGGTTCTGGGAACGCGCAAGGCTGAGAGCGCATCGCGGGCTGCCCTGATGGAGAAACACCGCAACTGGCGCGTCTTCTCGCACCTCAATTACAATCCCAGTCGCCCAAATTCCCTGATCTATACTCCGATCGAAGACTGGCGCACCGATGAAGTTTGGCTCTACCTGATGCAATGGCAGAACCCCTGGGGCAATAACAACAAAGAGTTGTTTGCCATGTACCGGGGCGCAACAGCAGATAACGAGTGTCCTCTGGTTGTTGATACCTCTACCCCAAGCTGCGGTAGCTCCCGCTTCGGTTGCTGGGTCTGTACTTTAGTGAGCGCAGACAAATCGATGGAAGCCATGATCCAGAACGATGAGGAGAAAGAGTGGATGCAACCGCTTCTGGATCTGCGGAACGAACTAGACGTAGAAGACGACCTCGATCGCCGTGATTTTCGGCGGCGACAGGGACAAATCCAGCTTTACGAGCGCGATGTGGAAGGGCTGGATGCCAAAGAGATTGTCAATATTCCGGGTCCCTACACAAAGCAGTGGCGGGAGGAATGGTTGCGGCGAGTGCTGCAAACGCAGACGGAGGCTCGTCAAAATGCACCGATTGAGATGCAGGGTATCGAGCTAATTACAGTTGAAGAACTGAGCGAAATTCGCCGCATTTGGCTGGAGGAGTTTCATGAGTTTGACGATGCTTTACCCAGAATCTACTCCCAGGTGACAGGACAAGACTTTATCGATCCCCGCCCGAATGCTGGCAGTACTTATCTCGGATTGGATGAGTGGAGCATTCTGGAAGAAATCTGCGACGACCCGATGCATTTTGAACTGATGACGCGGCTCCTCAGCACGGAGCGCAAATTTCAAACGATGTCGCGGCGGGTCGGCATTATTGATGCCCTTGAAAAGCACTTTGAAACCAGTTCCCGTCCTAAGGAGGCGGCGATCGAAAACGCCCACCGAAATTGGAACATTAAAAAAGCCGCCAAAGCTGGAGATGTAGAAGCTGTCAAACAGTTAACCGATCAGCCAGCGGTGTCTTGGGCAGATATGAAATTCAAGGGACGGGGATGA